The Roseisolibacter agri genome contains the following window.
CGCGGCGACTCCGACGCGATCCCCCTCCCCCTCGGCAACGACGACGGCCTGCACGGCGTCCGCGTGGCCGGGATCGCGGAGGACCAGACGGAGGGCCCGCTGGTCTACGACCCGTCGCACCCGGACGCGGACGGCAACGGCTACGTGCGCTACCCGAACGTCCGCGTGACCGACGAGATGATCGACATGCTGGACGCCCGCCGGATCTACGACGCCAACGCGACGGTCTTCCAGTCGGCGAAGGCGATGCTGAAGAAAGCCCTCGAAATCTGACCCCCGCAGGCCCCATGTCCGTCTCCAACGTCAACAACAACCCGCTCGCCGCCGCGCTCCGCGGCGCCGGCCGTCCGCTGTCCAACGGCGTCCAGCCGGGCGCGGGCAATGCCGGCCACGCCGGCGCCGTCCGGCCGCAGGCGGCCCCCGCGCCCGCCGCGCTCCGGCCGCAGCAGCCGCTGGCCGCGGTGCAGCCGTCGCTGCCGGCGGAGCCGCCGGCGGGCACCGACCCGGCGCTCTGGAGCGTGCTGACCGGTGAGGAGCGGGCGTTCTTCGCCAAGGCCGCCACGATGGGCCCGCTGACCTACAGCCGCATCTCGGCCGGCATCGGCCAGCTGCAGGGCGGCGCGCCCGCCCCGGCCGGCGCGATGATCGGCGGCCGCCTCGACATCCGCGCCTGAGGCCCCGACCATGGCCGACGCGATCTCCGGCATCACCAGCCGCATGGCCCAGCTGGGCGCCTACGGCCAGGGGCCGCTGGGCGGCATGGGCGGGCTGCGCGGCGTCGACACCGGCGCCATCAAGGTCCCCGCGGGCGCGCCCGAGACGGGCGGTGGAGGAACCTCCGGCGCCAGCTTCGGCGACACGCTGAAGCAGTTCATCGGCGGGGTGTCGGACGCCCAGGACGCGGCCGGCGAGCTGCGCGACAAGTTCGTGCGCGGCGAGAACGTCGAGCTCCACCAGGTGATGGCCGCCAGCGAGGAGGCCAGCATCTCGCTCGAGATGATGGTCGAGCTGCGCAACAAGGTCACCGAGGCCTACCGGACGCTGATCAGCATGCAGTAGGACGGGCAGTCGCGCGGCGGTCGCCGCTCGCGCCGCCCCTTCCGGGCGCCCACTCGCCACGCCGCGAGCGGGCGCCCGCGTGCATCCGGGGCGGCCGAGCGGCAAACCCGGCCGCTCGGAGGCCGGCAGGAATTGCCGTCCGGGCACGTTCGGACCGGCGCGGCAGAATCGGCCGAGGAAGGTAAGTCGCGCAACGACAGTGACTTGAGCGAACGGACGGGCGCGGTACGCAGACTGCCTCTACGGGTGGCACCACGGCACCACGGGCTCCCCCTCCCGCCCGCGCCGTCCCGCCTCGCTCCCGCCTCGTGTCCTCCTCCCTGCTCGATCCCATCCAGCCCCTGCTCGACCGGATCGGCGGCGCCCGTCGCGCCGGCATCCTGCTCGTGGGGCTCGTCACCGCCGGCCTGATCTTCGGCGTGTCGCGCTGGGCCACGGCCCCGGTGTGGGTCCCCGCCTTCGCGGGCGTGCCGGTGGAGAGCGTCGGCAAGATGACCGACAAGCTGACCGAGGCGGGGATCGCCTTCCAGCTGGAGAAGGGCGGCTCGGAGATCCAGGTCCGCACCGAGGATCTCGCCAAGGCCCGCGTCGCGCTCGCCCGCGAGGGGCTGCCGACCGCCGGCCGTCCCGGCCTCGAGCTGTTCGACCAGCCCAGCTGGGGCATGACCGACTTCACGCAGCGCATCAACTACCGTCGCGCGCTCGAGGGGGAGCTGGAGCGCACGATCGGGAAGATGCGCGGCATCGAGCACGCGCAGGTCCACGTGGCGATGGCGGAGAACGCCGTCTTCCGCCGCACCGACCGCCCGCTCGAGGCCTCCGTCGTCCTCAAGCTCGCCGGCGGCGAGACGCCGCCCGCCGACGTCGTGCGCGGCATCGCGCACCTCGTGGCCGCCAGCGTCGACGGCCTCGACTCCGACCACGTGACCGTCGTCGACGACGGCGGCCGCATGCTCACGCTCGACGCCGAGGACGCGTCGCTGGCCGGGCTCACGAGCCGGCAGCTCGCGGTGCAGCGCGAGGTCGAGAGCTACCTGGAGAAGAAGGCGCAGTCGATCGTCGGCCAGATCGTCGGCGGCGCCAACGCCCGCGTGCAGGTCTCCGCGCTGATCAACTTCGACCGCGTCGAGCGCACGACGCAGGCGGTCGATCCCGACAAGCAGGCGGTGGCCACCGAGCAGCGCGCCGAGATCACGCCGGGCGCGCAGGGCGGCGCGGCGTCGAGCAACGTCGCGACGAGCTACGAGACCACGAAGAGCACCGAGAGCTTCAGCGGCGCGATCGGCAACGTGAAGCGCCTGACGGTCGCGGTGCTGGTGAACGACCGCGCGGTGCCCGGCCCCAAGCCGTCGGCGCTCCCGCGCACGTCGGCCGAGCTGGCGCGCATCGACACGCTGGTGCGCAACGCGGTGGGCGTGGACAGCGCGCGCGGCGACAAGCTCTCGGTCGTCAACGTCGCCTTCGACGGCGCGCCGGTGGCGGTCGCCGACTCGGTGCCGCAGGACCTGTGGGCGAAGGTGTCGCAGGTGCAGAAGCCGCTCGTCACCGGCGGCGCGCTGCTGGCGATCCTGCTGGTCGCGGTGCTGACGATGCGATCGCTGCGCCCCGCGAAGCCGGCGCTCGATCCCGTGCTGGCGCGCGTGGGCCCCGGC
Protein-coding sequences here:
- the fliE gene encoding flagellar hook-basal body complex protein FliE, with protein sequence MADAISGITSRMAQLGAYGQGPLGGMGGLRGVDTGAIKVPAGAPETGGGGTSGASFGDTLKQFIGGVSDAQDAAGELRDKFVRGENVELHQVMAASEEASISLEMMVELRNKVTEAYRTLISMQ
- the fliF gene encoding flagellar basal-body MS-ring/collar protein FliF, with the protein product MSSSLLDPIQPLLDRIGGARRAGILLVGLVTAGLIFGVSRWATAPVWVPAFAGVPVESVGKMTDKLTEAGIAFQLEKGGSEIQVRTEDLAKARVALAREGLPTAGRPGLELFDQPSWGMTDFTQRINYRRALEGELERTIGKMRGIEHAQVHVAMAENAVFRRTDRPLEASVVLKLAGGETPPADVVRGIAHLVAASVDGLDSDHVTVVDDGGRMLTLDAEDASLAGLTSRQLAVQREVESYLEKKAQSIVGQIVGGANARVQVSALINFDRVERTTQAVDPDKQAVATEQRAEITPGAQGGAASSNVATSYETTKSTESFSGAIGNVKRLTVAVLVNDRAVPGPKPSALPRTSAELARIDTLVRNAVGVDSARGDKLSVVNVAFDGAPVAVADSVPQDLWAKVSQVQKPLVTGGALLAILLVAVLTMRSLRPAKPALDPVLARVGPGAAGATATAALTTGTHAALSAEEMRALGSGEGERHSQVVIAGPEAHEPIVLREVANPVRDQVVAIIEQRPEAATRVVRNWLKQD